The Solenopsis invicta isolate M01_SB chromosome 12, UNIL_Sinv_3.0, whole genome shotgun sequence genome window below encodes:
- the LOC105195909 gene encoding serine/threonine-protein kinase 3 isoform X2, translating into MSSKSELKKLSEESLTRQPEEVFDIICKLGEGSYGSVYKALHKESGQVLAIKQVPVDTDLQEIIKEISIMQQCDSPYVVKYYGSYFKNTDLWIVMEYCGAGSVSDIMRLRKKTLQEDEIATILSDTLKGLEYLHLRRKIHRDIKAGNILLNNEGHAKLADFGVAGQLTDTMAKRNTVIGTPFWMAPEVIQEIGYDCVADIWSLGITALEMAEGKPPYGDIHPMRAIFMIPTKPPPSFREPDQWSPEFIDFVSGCLVKNPEERATASELLQHEFIRNAKQPSILSQMIAEAHEIREKQSAHRAHVINNVAIKSQNQAEDSDEDDCSGTMKPLPEDSRTLVPSHDLPDTGTLVSALDLGTMVINSDTDTEATMKRHNTGSVESGKKYRPLFLDHFDKKEAPEIGKGNGQMLGANNMENANKLEQQNPTESHRFQSHLQLQLQNQISHPMPEQPYNNVSKFQNVFTERDFDFLKFLSYEELQQRMASLDAEMEREIDELRKRYQTKRQPILDAMDTKRKRQQNF; encoded by the exons TTTGCATAAAGAAAGTGGACAGGTGCTCGCTATTAAGCAAGTACCAGTGGATACCGACCTGCAGGAGATCATTAAGGAAATATCAATTATGCAGCAATGCGACTCTCCAtatgttgttaaatattatGGAAGTTACTTTAAGAATACAGATTTATGG ATTGTGATGGAATACTGTGGAGCTGGTTCTGTTAGTGATATCATGAGGTTAAGAAAGAAAACTCTCCAGGAAGATGAAATTGCTACAATTCTGAGTGATACTTTGAAAGGGCTAGAATACCTTCATTTGAGAAGAAAAATTCACAGAGATATCAAGGCTGGAAATATTCTTCTTAATAATGAAGGTCATGCAAAATTGGCTGACTTTGGTGTTGCTGGCCAATTAACG GATACCATGGCTAAGCGTAACACAGTGATTGGTACACCTTTCTGGATGGCTCCTGAAGTGATACAAGAAATTGGTTACGATTGTGTCGCTGACATATGGTCTCTGGGAATTACGGCCTTAGAAATGGCGGAAGGCAAACCACCATATGGTGACATACACCCAATGAGAGCAATATTTATGATTCCGACTAAACCACCACCTAGTTTTAGAGAGCCCGATCAATGGAGTCCGGAGTTTATCGATTTTGTCAGTGGGTGCCTTGTAAAAAATCCTGAAGAGAGAGCTACCGCATCTGAGCTTCTGCAACATGAATTCATAC GTAATGCCAAACAACCAAGTATCTTAAGCCAAATGATCGCCGAGGCTCATGAGATACGAGAAAAACAGAGCGCACATAGAGCTCACGTTATAAACAACGTGGCGATTAAAAGTCAAAATCAGGCGGAGGATTCg GACGAGGATGATTGTAGTGGAACTATGAAACCATTACCAGAGGATAGCAGGACTTTAGTGCCGAGCCATGATCTTCCAGACACGGGTACTTTAGTTTCGGCGTTAGACTTGGGTACAATGGTTATTAATAGTGATACTGATACCGAAGCTACTATGAAGA GACATAATACTGGTTCTGTAGAATCCGGCAAAAAATATCGACCATTATTCTTAGATCATTTTGACAAAAAAGAAGCGCCTGAGATCGGAAAA GGTAATGGACAGATGTTGGGAGCGAATAATAtggaaaatgcaaataaattagaGCAGCAGAATCCAACCGAATCTCATAGGTTTCAAAGCCATTTACAACTACAGCTGCAAAATCAGATCTCTCATCCTATGCCAGAACAGCCATATAATAATGTATCGAAGTTTCAAAACGTCTTCACGGAACGTGATTTTGACTTT TTGAAGTTTCTCTCCTACGAGGAGCTGCAGCAACGAATGGCCAGTCTGGACGCGGAAATGGAACGGGAGATAGATGAGCTGAGAAAAAGGTATCAGACGAAGAGACAACCTATTCTAGATGCCATGGACACCAAGCGGAAACGTCAACAGAACTTCTAA
- the LOC105195909 gene encoding serine/threonine-protein kinase 3 isoform X1 → MSSKSELKKLSEESLTRQPEEVFDIICKLGEGSYGSVYKALHKESGQVLAIKQVPVDTDLQEIIKEISIMQQCDSPYVVKYYGSYFKNTDLWIVMEYCGAGSVSDIMRLRKKTLQEDEIATILSDTLKGLEYLHLRRKIHRDIKAGNILLNNEGHAKLADFGVAGQLTDTMAKRNTVIGTPFWMAPEVIQEIGYDCVADIWSLGITALEMAEGKPPYGDIHPMRAIFMIPTKPPPSFREPDQWSPEFIDFVSGCLVKNPEERATASELLQHEFIRNAKQPSILSQMIAEAHEIREKQSAHRAHVINNVAIKSQNQAEDSDEDDCSGTMKPLPEDSRTLVPSHDLPDTGTLVSALDLGTMVINSDTDTEATMKRHNTGSVESGKKYRPLFLDHFDKKEAPEIGKGNGQMLGANNMENANKLEQQNPTESHRFQSHLQLQLQNQISHPMPEQPYNNVSKFQNVFTERDFDFRSRILQLKFLSYEELQQRMASLDAEMEREIDELRKRYQTKRQPILDAMDTKRKRQQNF, encoded by the exons TTTGCATAAAGAAAGTGGACAGGTGCTCGCTATTAAGCAAGTACCAGTGGATACCGACCTGCAGGAGATCATTAAGGAAATATCAATTATGCAGCAATGCGACTCTCCAtatgttgttaaatattatGGAAGTTACTTTAAGAATACAGATTTATGG ATTGTGATGGAATACTGTGGAGCTGGTTCTGTTAGTGATATCATGAGGTTAAGAAAGAAAACTCTCCAGGAAGATGAAATTGCTACAATTCTGAGTGATACTTTGAAAGGGCTAGAATACCTTCATTTGAGAAGAAAAATTCACAGAGATATCAAGGCTGGAAATATTCTTCTTAATAATGAAGGTCATGCAAAATTGGCTGACTTTGGTGTTGCTGGCCAATTAACG GATACCATGGCTAAGCGTAACACAGTGATTGGTACACCTTTCTGGATGGCTCCTGAAGTGATACAAGAAATTGGTTACGATTGTGTCGCTGACATATGGTCTCTGGGAATTACGGCCTTAGAAATGGCGGAAGGCAAACCACCATATGGTGACATACACCCAATGAGAGCAATATTTATGATTCCGACTAAACCACCACCTAGTTTTAGAGAGCCCGATCAATGGAGTCCGGAGTTTATCGATTTTGTCAGTGGGTGCCTTGTAAAAAATCCTGAAGAGAGAGCTACCGCATCTGAGCTTCTGCAACATGAATTCATAC GTAATGCCAAACAACCAAGTATCTTAAGCCAAATGATCGCCGAGGCTCATGAGATACGAGAAAAACAGAGCGCACATAGAGCTCACGTTATAAACAACGTGGCGATTAAAAGTCAAAATCAGGCGGAGGATTCg GACGAGGATGATTGTAGTGGAACTATGAAACCATTACCAGAGGATAGCAGGACTTTAGTGCCGAGCCATGATCTTCCAGACACGGGTACTTTAGTTTCGGCGTTAGACTTGGGTACAATGGTTATTAATAGTGATACTGATACCGAAGCTACTATGAAGA GACATAATACTGGTTCTGTAGAATCCGGCAAAAAATATCGACCATTATTCTTAGATCATTTTGACAAAAAAGAAGCGCCTGAGATCGGAAAA GGTAATGGACAGATGTTGGGAGCGAATAATAtggaaaatgcaaataaattagaGCAGCAGAATCCAACCGAATCTCATAGGTTTCAAAGCCATTTACAACTACAGCTGCAAAATCAGATCTCTCATCCTATGCCAGAACAGCCATATAATAATGTATCGAAGTTTCAAAACGTCTTCACGGAACGTGATTTTGACTTT AGAAGCCGTATCCTGCAGTTGAAGTTTCTCTCCTACGAGGAGCTGCAGCAACGAATGGCCAGTCTGGACGCGGAAATGGAACGGGAGATAGATGAGCTGAGAAAAAGGTATCAGACGAAGAGACAACCTATTCTAGATGCCATGGACACCAAGCGGAAACGTCAACAGAACTTCTAA
- the LOC105195908 gene encoding sorting nexin-17, translating into MHFSIPDTQEFVDGAGNAYIGYNIHINGLFHCTTRYKQLHNLHVQLSKDLNMQLPIFPPKKLFPLTATQQEERRLALEKYIQSIGQNIAINNSEILNGFLLSAQLESADNLSEEETLNVFLMNGSKISLNVSPGEHSNEILKRIYKHIKLTEKYHFHFALFIVIQDELSGNIKILRKLQDFESPFITHKYMSSMDTRIVLRKNYWNTAYDVELLSDPVTLNLLYIQAAAEIHSGWIPVTKEVQHQLENLQKSDSRKEYLNIARCLKYYGYIQFAPCYCDYPESNSKVLLAIGGNELNLRILSSSEEHEVVFKVSRMRCWRITTIQNGTDHPEDSNECSLELSFEYLIARNKLQWITIASEQAILMSVCLQAMIDELLQKCIVGSKTQVEPGKSWTYVMRDGQSRVMTRSPLRECANNYHSKSGPIIKKLANKWSAVTSKRSDDSRTVVDGAQTMDLDVMENNVFRMIGDDDL; encoded by the exons ATGCACTTCTCTATACCAGATACTCAGGAATTTGTGGACGGGGCTGGGAATGCATATATT GGatataatattcatatcaatGGATTGTTTCATTGTACCACAAGGTACAAACAGCTGCATAATCTGCATGTACAACTGTCAAAAGATCTCAATATGCAGCTACCTATATTTCCTCCAAAAAAGCTCTTTCCTTTGACTGCCACTCAGCAAGAAGAGCGGCGGTTGGCTTTGGAGAAATATATTCAATCTATCGGTCAAAATATAGCCATAAATAACTCGGAGATATTAAATGGATTTTTATTAAGCGCTCAACTAGAATCAGCGGACAATCTATCTGAAGAGGAGActttaaatgtatttcttatGAATGgatcaaaaatttcattaaatgtttCACCAGGAGAGCattctaatgaaattttaaag agaatatataagcatataaagttaacagaaaaatatcattttcatttTGCACTATTTATTGTTATACAAGATGAATTATCTGGTAATATCAAaa TATTACGAAAATTACAAGATTTTGAATCGCCATTTATAACGCACAAATACATGAGTTCTATGGATACGCGAATTGTtctcagaaaaaattattggaacaCAGCATATGACGTTGAGTTATTAAGTGATCCGGTAACGTTAAATTTACTATATATCCAAGCGGCTGCAGAAATTCATAGTGGTTGGATTCCGGTCACGAAAGAAGTGCAGCATCAACTAGAAAACTTGCAAAAATCCGACAGCAGAAAAGAG tatttaaatataGCTCGTTGTTTGAAGTACTATGGCTACATACAATTTGCACCGTGTTATTGCGATTATCCCGAAAGCAATTCGAAAGTATTGCTCGCTATAGGtggaaatgaattaaatttacgCATCTTGTCTTCATCCGAAGAGCACGAAGTTGTGTTTAAAGTATCGCGAATGCGATGCTGGCGTATTACTACTATACAAAAT GGAACGGATCATCCTGAGGATAGTAATGAATGCAGTCTGGAGTTATCCTTCGAATATCTAATTGCTAGGAATAAACTACAATGGATTACAATTGCATCCGAGCAAGCAATTTTAATGTCTGTTTGTTTGCAAGCTATGATTGATGAGTTGTTGCAGAAGTGCATAGTGGGGAGTAAAACTCAG gTAGAACCTGGGAAATCCTGGACGTATGTCATGCGGGACGGTCAGAGTCGCGTTATGACGAGATCACCGTTGCGAGAATGTGCCAATAACTATCATTCTAAATCGGGACCAATTATTAAGAAACTTGCTAACAAATGGTCGGCTGTGACATCAAAAAGATCAGACGATTCAAGAACCGTCGTTGATGGAGCTCAAACAATGGATCTTGATGTCatggaaaataatgtttttcgtATGATAGGAGACGATGATTTATAA